A single region of the Salvelinus sp. IW2-2015 linkage group LG20, ASM291031v2, whole genome shotgun sequence genome encodes:
- the maptb gene encoding microtubule-associated protein tau isoform X1, which yields MDQHQDFNSSLDGHAAVQFNSGETMASAALANMTLKEPQDQQEVKKPNGMPXAHMGPGDMEEELLELSPELKSZPQAPVSEVSVSKSALSATRGMTATGQEELTASLSPTPGGVSPATESGRSSRSGFADDGSEDGERAGSVSPRASPSAPEAPIERDTPRLFSPDSLGSEVKRSSXDKVSDVSVGHSLSDSGSEDEDEKDVCESKEAPTSAYEDRISPGKPQSPLFMEKEGTKEQVDEEKEEDSDEEEDEEEERTEVSTIRRRPRREVSSEEEEQQKDEVCAPVIPVAMTPEEAKQRVLSFDYTEPERHPPGQGIPAGWQNGADKTPPXSKSPDSNRADHGSPFSPSTAADRTKDQSPLIEHQPDARDAVEQETEEEVQEEEEVQEKVASPLPMIAVPQMEVEPVQKDDEPVKTSKDTQGQYLESANEDVIAAVTAAQSVTKAKPAEAKPAETKTKAGKPASGPKGDAKGGAPTAAKGPVRQDKKVTANAVAPPPKTTXAKTQKAPPKDAXPPGGKAKAPGAQLKAKASAGAGKEAAEKKTPNATTPVKASTPKRPSSVQTTPNKKPWSSSSAPACNTSRPSSIFKPCPGSARAREPRPRTGDGKTASTRTPGAKPQGAGTRMQTKTTAGVDSPKTPQDRSGYSSPSAPKSPASREVKKVAVVRTPPKSPGSTRGRSPVPLAAPMPDLKNVRSKIGSTENIKHSPGGGRVQIVEKKMDLSNXQSKCGSKANLKYTPGGGNVQITHKKIDLSNVQSKCGSKANIHHKPGGGNVEIKSEKMDFKVQSKIGSMDNVGHVAGGGGRKIESHKLSFRETAKARTDHGAEIVPVEIIAGGSPARLLSNVSSPGSQNITDAPPLSMLADQVSASLAKQGL from the exons ATGGATCAGCATCAGGACTTCAACTCGAGCCTGGACGGCCACGCCGCCGTGCAATTCAACTCCGGGGAGACCATGGCCTCGGCTGCCCTGGCCAACATGACGCTGAAAGAACCCCAGGACCAGCAGGAGGTCAAGAAGCCTAACGGGATGCCAGMCGCACACATGGGACCTGGGGACATGGAAG AAGAATTGCTGGAGCTGTCACCGGAACTGAAATCASAGCCTCAAGCACCAGTGTCAGAGGTCTCTGTGTCGAAGAGCGCCCTCTCGG CTACCAGAGGGATGACCGCTACAGGTCAAG AGGAGCTCACTGCATCGCTCAGCCCCACGCCAGGAGGTGTCAGTCCTGCCACAGAGAGCGGCCGCAGTAGCAGGTCCGGCTTTGCCGACGACGGGAGCGAAGACGGGGAGCGGGCTGGGTCGGTAAGCCCCCGGGCRTCTCCTTCAGCCCCTGAAGCCCCAATCGAGAGGGACActccaaggctcttctccccagaCTCGCTGGGGTCTGAGGTGAAGAGGAGCTCGYCTGACAAGGTCTCTGATGTCTCTGTGGGCCACAGCCTAAGCGACTCTGGGTCTGAGGACGAGGATGAGAAGGACGtatgtgagagcaaggaggctcCTACCTCGGCCTATGARGACAGGATCAGTCCTGGGAAGCCTCAGAGCCCTCTCTTCATGGAAAAGGAGGGGACGAAAGAGCAGGTGGATGAAGAAAAAGAGGAGGATAGCGacgaggaagaggatgaagaggaggagagaacagaggtgtcAACGATCCGCAGGAGGCCACGGCGTGAGGTCAGCTCAGAAGAGGAAGAGCAGCAGAAAGATGAAGTTTGCGCCCCTGTCATTCCCGTTGCCATGACCCCGGAGGAAGCCAAGCAGCGCGTCCTATCCTTTGACTACACTGAGCCTGAGCGACACCCACCTGGTCAGGGCATCCCTGCAGGGTGGCAGAACGGAGCAGACAAGACCCCCCCAGRGAGCAAGAGCCCTGACTCCAACAGGGCCGACCATGGATCTCCCTTCTCCCCTAGCACCGCAGCCGACCGGACCAAGGACCAGTCTCCTCTCATCGAGCACCAGCCAGACGCCCGCGATGCGGTGGAGCAGGAGACTGAGGAGGAGGtgcaggaggaagaagaggtgcAGGAGAAGGTAGCTAGTCCCCTGCCCATGATTGCTGTGCCCCAGATGGAGGTTGAGCCCGTCCAGAAGGATGATGAGCCTGTGAAGACCTCAAAGGACACKCAAGGCCAATACCTGGAGTCGGCAAACGAGGACGTCATCGCAGCGGTGACGGCAGCTCAGTCGGTGACCAAAGCCAAACCTGCAGAAGCCAAACCTGCAGAAACGAAGACTAAGGCTGGCAAGCCTGCTAGTGGCCCCAAAGGTGATGCCAAAGGAGGTGCTCCTACAGCAGCCAAAGGCCCGGTCAGGCAAGATAAGAAAGTGACCGCTAACGCTGTAGCCCCTCCCCCCAAGACCACCKCCGCTAAAACTCAGAAAGCACCCCCAAAAGATGCCGYCCCACCGGGCGGAAAAGCAAAAGCTCCAGGTGCCCAGCTGAAAG CCAAGGCCAGTGCAGGGGCTGGGAAAGAAGCAGCTGAGAAAAAG ACACCCAACGCCACCACACCTGTCAAAGCATCCACCCCCAAACGACCCTCCTCGGTCCAAACCACCCCCAACAAAAAgccttggtcctcttcctctGCCCCAGCCTGCAACACTAGCAGGCCCAGCTCAATATTTAAACCCTGTCCAGGCAGTGCAAGAGCCAGAGAACCCAGGCCAAGG ACTGGAGATGGGAAGACAGCCAGCACCAGGACACCAGGTGCCAAACCCCAGGGTGCTGGGACCAGGATGCAGACCAAGACCACTGCTGGAG TTGATTCCCCCAAGACGCCCCAAGACCGTAGTGGCTATAGCAGCCCCAGCGCACCCAAGTCCCCCGCCAGCCGGGAGGTGAAGAAGGTGGCGGTGGTGCGGACCCCTCCTAAATCCCCTGGGTCCACGAGGGGGCGCAGTCCGGTRCCCCTGGCCGCCCCCATGCCCGACCTGAAGAACGTCCGGTCAAAGATTGGCTCCACGGAGAACATCAAGCACTCGCCTGGTGGAGGACGG GTGCAAATAGTTGAGAAGAAGATGGATTTAAGTAACRTTCAGTCAAAGTGTGGCTCCAAAGCCAATCTCAAGTATACCCCAGGAGGTGGCAAT GTTCAAATTACTCACAAAAAGATTGACCTCAGCAACGTACAGTCAAAGTGTGGATCGAAGGCCAACATTCACCACAAACCAG GTGGAGGCAATGTGGAGATCAAATCCGAGAAGATGGACTTCAAGGTTCAGTCTAAGATTGGGTCCATGGACAACGTTGGTCATGTGGCTGGAGGTGGCGGGCGGAAG ATTGAAAGCCACAAACTGAGTTTCCGTGAGACGGCGAAAGCCCGCACCGACCACGGAGCGGAGATTGTCCCCGTGGAGATCATCGCAGGCGGCTCACCCGCCCGTCTTCTCAGYAACGTGTCGTCCCCTGGCAGCCAGAACATTACAGACGCGCCGCCGCTATCCATGCTAGCCGACCAGGTCTCCGCCTCCCTCGCCAAGCAAGGCCTGTGA
- the maptb gene encoding microtubule-associated protein tau isoform X4 — protein MDQHQDFNSSLDGHAAVQFNSGETMASAALANMTLKEPQDQQEVKKPNGMPXAHMGPGDMEEELLELSPELKSZPQAPVSEVSVSKSALSATRGMTATGQEELTASLSPTPGGVSPATESGRSSRSGFADDGSEDGERAGSVSPRASPSAPEAPIERDTPRLFSPDSLGSEVKRSSXDKVSDVSVGHSLSDSGSEDEDEKDVCESKEAPTSAYEDRISPGKPQSPLFMEKEGTKEQVDEEKEEDSDEEEDEEEERTEVSTIRRRPRREVSSEEEEQQKDEVCAPVIPVAMTPEEAKQRVLSFDYTEPERHPPGQGIPAGWQNGADKTPPXSKSPDSNRADHGSPFSPSTAADRTKDQSPLIEHQPDARDAVEQETEEEVQEEEEVQEKVASPLPMIAVPQMEVEPVQKDDEPVKTSKDTQGQYLESANEDVIAAVTAAQSVTKAKPAEAKPAETKTKAGKPASGPKGDAKGGAPTAAKGPVRQDKKVTANAVAPPPKTTXAKTQKAPPKDAXPPGGKAKAPGAQLKAKASAGAGKEAAEKKTPNATTPVKASTPKRPSSVQTTPNKKPWSSSSAPACNTSRPSSIFKPCPGSARAREPRPRTGDGKTASTRTPGAKPQGAGTRMQTKTTAGVDSPKTPQDRSGYSSPSAPKSPASREVKKVAVVRTPPKSPGSTRGRSPVPLAAPMPDLKNVRSKIGSTENIKHSPGGGRVQITHKKIDLSNVQSKCGSKANIHHKPGGGNVEIKSEKMDFKVQSKIGSMDNVGHVAGGGGRKIESHKLSFRETAKARTDHGAEIVPVEIIAGGSPARLLSNVSSPGSQNITDAPPLSMLADQVSASLAKQGL, from the exons ATGGATCAGCATCAGGACTTCAACTCGAGCCTGGACGGCCACGCCGCCGTGCAATTCAACTCCGGGGAGACCATGGCCTCGGCTGCCCTGGCCAACATGACGCTGAAAGAACCCCAGGACCAGCAGGAGGTCAAGAAGCCTAACGGGATGCCAGMCGCACACATGGGACCTGGGGACATGGAAG AAGAATTGCTGGAGCTGTCACCGGAACTGAAATCASAGCCTCAAGCACCAGTGTCAGAGGTCTCTGTGTCGAAGAGCGCCCTCTCGG CTACCAGAGGGATGACCGCTACAGGTCAAG AGGAGCTCACTGCATCGCTCAGCCCCACGCCAGGAGGTGTCAGTCCTGCCACAGAGAGCGGCCGCAGTAGCAGGTCCGGCTTTGCCGACGACGGGAGCGAAGACGGGGAGCGGGCTGGGTCGGTAAGCCCCCGGGCRTCTCCTTCAGCCCCTGAAGCCCCAATCGAGAGGGACActccaaggctcttctccccagaCTCGCTGGGGTCTGAGGTGAAGAGGAGCTCGYCTGACAAGGTCTCTGATGTCTCTGTGGGCCACAGCCTAAGCGACTCTGGGTCTGAGGACGAGGATGAGAAGGACGtatgtgagagcaaggaggctcCTACCTCGGCCTATGARGACAGGATCAGTCCTGGGAAGCCTCAGAGCCCTCTCTTCATGGAAAAGGAGGGGACGAAAGAGCAGGTGGATGAAGAAAAAGAGGAGGATAGCGacgaggaagaggatgaagaggaggagagaacagaggtgtcAACGATCCGCAGGAGGCCACGGCGTGAGGTCAGCTCAGAAGAGGAAGAGCAGCAGAAAGATGAAGTTTGCGCCCCTGTCATTCCCGTTGCCATGACCCCGGAGGAAGCCAAGCAGCGCGTCCTATCCTTTGACTACACTGAGCCTGAGCGACACCCACCTGGTCAGGGCATCCCTGCAGGGTGGCAGAACGGAGCAGACAAGACCCCCCCAGRGAGCAAGAGCCCTGACTCCAACAGGGCCGACCATGGATCTCCCTTCTCCCCTAGCACCGCAGCCGACCGGACCAAGGACCAGTCTCCTCTCATCGAGCACCAGCCAGACGCCCGCGATGCGGTGGAGCAGGAGACTGAGGAGGAGGtgcaggaggaagaagaggtgcAGGAGAAGGTAGCTAGTCCCCTGCCCATGATTGCTGTGCCCCAGATGGAGGTTGAGCCCGTCCAGAAGGATGATGAGCCTGTGAAGACCTCAAAGGACACKCAAGGCCAATACCTGGAGTCGGCAAACGAGGACGTCATCGCAGCGGTGACGGCAGCTCAGTCGGTGACCAAAGCCAAACCTGCAGAAGCCAAACCTGCAGAAACGAAGACTAAGGCTGGCAAGCCTGCTAGTGGCCCCAAAGGTGATGCCAAAGGAGGTGCTCCTACAGCAGCCAAAGGCCCGGTCAGGCAAGATAAGAAAGTGACCGCTAACGCTGTAGCCCCTCCCCCCAAGACCACCKCCGCTAAAACTCAGAAAGCACCCCCAAAAGATGCCGYCCCACCGGGCGGAAAAGCAAAAGCTCCAGGTGCCCAGCTGAAAG CCAAGGCCAGTGCAGGGGCTGGGAAAGAAGCAGCTGAGAAAAAG ACACCCAACGCCACCACACCTGTCAAAGCATCCACCCCCAAACGACCCTCCTCGGTCCAAACCACCCCCAACAAAAAgccttggtcctcttcctctGCCCCAGCCTGCAACACTAGCAGGCCCAGCTCAATATTTAAACCCTGTCCAGGCAGTGCAAGAGCCAGAGAACCCAGGCCAAGG ACTGGAGATGGGAAGACAGCCAGCACCAGGACACCAGGTGCCAAACCCCAGGGTGCTGGGACCAGGATGCAGACCAAGACCACTGCTGGAG TTGATTCCCCCAAGACGCCCCAAGACCGTAGTGGCTATAGCAGCCCCAGCGCACCCAAGTCCCCCGCCAGCCGGGAGGTGAAGAAGGTGGCGGTGGTGCGGACCCCTCCTAAATCCCCTGGGTCCACGAGGGGGCGCAGTCCGGTRCCCCTGGCCGCCCCCATGCCCGACCTGAAGAACGTCCGGTCAAAGATTGGCTCCACGGAGAACATCAAGCACTCGCCTGGTGGAGGACGG GTTCAAATTACTCACAAAAAGATTGACCTCAGCAACGTACAGTCAAAGTGTGGATCGAAGGCCAACATTCACCACAAACCAG GTGGAGGCAATGTGGAGATCAAATCCGAGAAGATGGACTTCAAGGTTCAGTCTAAGATTGGGTCCATGGACAACGTTGGTCATGTGGCTGGAGGTGGCGGGCGGAAG ATTGAAAGCCACAAACTGAGTTTCCGTGAGACGGCGAAAGCCCGCACCGACCACGGAGCGGAGATTGTCCCCGTGGAGATCATCGCAGGCGGCTCACCCGCCCGTCTTCTCAGYAACGTGTCGTCCCCTGGCAGCCAGAACATTACAGACGCGCCGCCGCTATCCATGCTAGCCGACCAGGTCTCCGCCTCCCTCGCCAAGCAAGGCCTGTGA
- the maptb gene encoding microtubule-associated protein tau isoform X3: MDQHQDFNSSLDGHAAVQFNSGETMASAALANMTLKEPQDQQEVKKPNGMPXAHMGPGDMEATRGMTATGQEELTASLSPTPGGVSPATESGRSSRSGFADDGSEDGERAGSVSPRASPSAPEAPIERDTPRLFSPDSLGSEVKRSSXDKVSDVSVGHSLSDSGSEDEDEKDVCESKEAPTSAYEDRISPGKPQSPLFMEKEGTKEQVDEEKEEDSDEEEDEEEERTEVSTIRRRPRREVSSEEEEQQKDEVCAPVIPVAMTPEEAKQRVLSFDYTEPERHPPGQGIPAGWQNGADKTPPXSKSPDSNRADHGSPFSPSTAADRTKDQSPLIEHQPDARDAVEQETEEEVQEEEEVQEKVASPLPMIAVPQMEVEPVQKDDEPVKTSKDTQGQYLESANEDVIAAVTAAQSVTKAKPAEAKPAETKTKAGKPASGPKGDAKGGAPTAAKGPVRQDKKVTANAVAPPPKTTXAKTQKAPPKDAXPPGGKAKAPGAQLKAKASAGAGKEAAEKKTPNATTPVKASTPKRPSSVQTTPNKKPWSSSSAPACNTSRPSSIFKPCPGSARAREPRPRTGDGKTASTRTPGAKPQGAGTRMQTKTTAGVDSPKTPQDRSGYSSPSAPKSPASREVKKVAVVRTPPKSPGSTRGRSPVPLAAPMPDLKNVRSKIGSTENIKHSPGGGRVQIVEKKMDLSNXQSKCGSKANLKYTPGGGNVQITHKKIDLSNVQSKCGSKANIHHKPGGGNVEIKSEKMDFKVQSKIGSMDNVGHVAGGGGRKIESHKLSFRETAKARTDHGAEIVPVEIIAGGSPARLLSNVSSPGSQNITDAPPLSMLADQVSASLAKQGL; encoded by the exons ATGGATCAGCATCAGGACTTCAACTCGAGCCTGGACGGCCACGCCGCCGTGCAATTCAACTCCGGGGAGACCATGGCCTCGGCTGCCCTGGCCAACATGACGCTGAAAGAACCCCAGGACCAGCAGGAGGTCAAGAAGCCTAACGGGATGCCAGMCGCACACATGGGACCTGGGGACATGGAAG CTACCAGAGGGATGACCGCTACAGGTCAAG AGGAGCTCACTGCATCGCTCAGCCCCACGCCAGGAGGTGTCAGTCCTGCCACAGAGAGCGGCCGCAGTAGCAGGTCCGGCTTTGCCGACGACGGGAGCGAAGACGGGGAGCGGGCTGGGTCGGTAAGCCCCCGGGCRTCTCCTTCAGCCCCTGAAGCCCCAATCGAGAGGGACActccaaggctcttctccccagaCTCGCTGGGGTCTGAGGTGAAGAGGAGCTCGYCTGACAAGGTCTCTGATGTCTCTGTGGGCCACAGCCTAAGCGACTCTGGGTCTGAGGACGAGGATGAGAAGGACGtatgtgagagcaaggaggctcCTACCTCGGCCTATGARGACAGGATCAGTCCTGGGAAGCCTCAGAGCCCTCTCTTCATGGAAAAGGAGGGGACGAAAGAGCAGGTGGATGAAGAAAAAGAGGAGGATAGCGacgaggaagaggatgaagaggaggagagaacagaggtgtcAACGATCCGCAGGAGGCCACGGCGTGAGGTCAGCTCAGAAGAGGAAGAGCAGCAGAAAGATGAAGTTTGCGCCCCTGTCATTCCCGTTGCCATGACCCCGGAGGAAGCCAAGCAGCGCGTCCTATCCTTTGACTACACTGAGCCTGAGCGACACCCACCTGGTCAGGGCATCCCTGCAGGGTGGCAGAACGGAGCAGACAAGACCCCCCCAGRGAGCAAGAGCCCTGACTCCAACAGGGCCGACCATGGATCTCCCTTCTCCCCTAGCACCGCAGCCGACCGGACCAAGGACCAGTCTCCTCTCATCGAGCACCAGCCAGACGCCCGCGATGCGGTGGAGCAGGAGACTGAGGAGGAGGtgcaggaggaagaagaggtgcAGGAGAAGGTAGCTAGTCCCCTGCCCATGATTGCTGTGCCCCAGATGGAGGTTGAGCCCGTCCAGAAGGATGATGAGCCTGTGAAGACCTCAAAGGACACKCAAGGCCAATACCTGGAGTCGGCAAACGAGGACGTCATCGCAGCGGTGACGGCAGCTCAGTCGGTGACCAAAGCCAAACCTGCAGAAGCCAAACCTGCAGAAACGAAGACTAAGGCTGGCAAGCCTGCTAGTGGCCCCAAAGGTGATGCCAAAGGAGGTGCTCCTACAGCAGCCAAAGGCCCGGTCAGGCAAGATAAGAAAGTGACCGCTAACGCTGTAGCCCCTCCCCCCAAGACCACCKCCGCTAAAACTCAGAAAGCACCCCCAAAAGATGCCGYCCCACCGGGCGGAAAAGCAAAAGCTCCAGGTGCCCAGCTGAAAG CCAAGGCCAGTGCAGGGGCTGGGAAAGAAGCAGCTGAGAAAAAG ACACCCAACGCCACCACACCTGTCAAAGCATCCACCCCCAAACGACCCTCCTCGGTCCAAACCACCCCCAACAAAAAgccttggtcctcttcctctGCCCCAGCCTGCAACACTAGCAGGCCCAGCTCAATATTTAAACCCTGTCCAGGCAGTGCAAGAGCCAGAGAACCCAGGCCAAGG ACTGGAGATGGGAAGACAGCCAGCACCAGGACACCAGGTGCCAAACCCCAGGGTGCTGGGACCAGGATGCAGACCAAGACCACTGCTGGAG TTGATTCCCCCAAGACGCCCCAAGACCGTAGTGGCTATAGCAGCCCCAGCGCACCCAAGTCCCCCGCCAGCCGGGAGGTGAAGAAGGTGGCGGTGGTGCGGACCCCTCCTAAATCCCCTGGGTCCACGAGGGGGCGCAGTCCGGTRCCCCTGGCCGCCCCCATGCCCGACCTGAAGAACGTCCGGTCAAAGATTGGCTCCACGGAGAACATCAAGCACTCGCCTGGTGGAGGACGG GTGCAAATAGTTGAGAAGAAGATGGATTTAAGTAACRTTCAGTCAAAGTGTGGCTCCAAAGCCAATCTCAAGTATACCCCAGGAGGTGGCAAT GTTCAAATTACTCACAAAAAGATTGACCTCAGCAACGTACAGTCAAAGTGTGGATCGAAGGCCAACATTCACCACAAACCAG GTGGAGGCAATGTGGAGATCAAATCCGAGAAGATGGACTTCAAGGTTCAGTCTAAGATTGGGTCCATGGACAACGTTGGTCATGTGGCTGGAGGTGGCGGGCGGAAG ATTGAAAGCCACAAACTGAGTTTCCGTGAGACGGCGAAAGCCCGCACCGACCACGGAGCGGAGATTGTCCCCGTGGAGATCATCGCAGGCGGCTCACCCGCCCGTCTTCTCAGYAACGTGTCGTCCCCTGGCAGCCAGAACATTACAGACGCGCCGCCGCTATCCATGCTAGCCGACCAGGTCTCCGCCTCCCTCGCCAAGCAAGGCCTGTGA
- the maptb gene encoding microtubule-associated protein tau isoform X2, producing MDQHQDFNSSLDGHAAVQFNSGETMASAALANMTLKEPQDQQEVKKPNGMPXAHMGPGDMEEELLELSPELKSZPQAPVSEVSVSKSALSATRGMTATGQEELTASLSPTPGGVSPATESGRSSRSGFADDGSEDGERAGSVSPRASPSAPEAPIERDTPRLFSPDSLGSEVKRSSXDKVSDVSVGHSLSDSGSEDEDEKDVCESKEAPTSAYEDRISPGKPQSPLFMEKEGTKEQVDEEKEEDSDEEEDEEEERTEVSTIRRRPRREVSSEEEEQQKDEVCAPVIPVAMTPEEAKQRVLSFDYTEPERHPPGQGIPAGWQNGADKTPPXSKSPDSNRADHGSPFSPSTAADRTKDQSPLIEHQPDARDAVEQETEEEVQEEEEVQEKVASPLPMIAVPQMEVEPVQKDDEPVKTSKDTQGQYLESANEDVIAAVTAAQSVTKAKPAEAKPAETKTKAGKPASGPKGDAKGGAPTAAKGPVRQDKKVTANAVAPPPKTTXAKTQKAPPKDAXPPGGKAKAPGAQLKAKASAGAGKEAAEKKTPNATTPVKASTPKRPSSVQTTPNKKPWSSSSAPACNTSRPSSIFKPCPGSARAREPRPRTGDGKTASTRTPGAKPQGAGTRMQTKTTAGVDSPKTPQDRSGYSSPSAPKSPASREVKKVAVVRTPPKSPGSTRGRSPVPLAAPMPDLKNVRSKIGSTENIKHSPGGGRVQIVEKKMDLSNXQSKCGSKANLKYTPGGGNVQITHKKIDLSNVQSKCGSKANIHHKPGGGNVEIKSEKMDFKVQSKIGSMDNVGHVAGGGGRKREKGKEAERVSGEGDXSLNREAPIPSPTGPSTDPPQSPRSEHSPIEGASW from the exons ATGGATCAGCATCAGGACTTCAACTCGAGCCTGGACGGCCACGCCGCCGTGCAATTCAACTCCGGGGAGACCATGGCCTCGGCTGCCCTGGCCAACATGACGCTGAAAGAACCCCAGGACCAGCAGGAGGTCAAGAAGCCTAACGGGATGCCAGMCGCACACATGGGACCTGGGGACATGGAAG AAGAATTGCTGGAGCTGTCACCGGAACTGAAATCASAGCCTCAAGCACCAGTGTCAGAGGTCTCTGTGTCGAAGAGCGCCCTCTCGG CTACCAGAGGGATGACCGCTACAGGTCAAG AGGAGCTCACTGCATCGCTCAGCCCCACGCCAGGAGGTGTCAGTCCTGCCACAGAGAGCGGCCGCAGTAGCAGGTCCGGCTTTGCCGACGACGGGAGCGAAGACGGGGAGCGGGCTGGGTCGGTAAGCCCCCGGGCRTCTCCTTCAGCCCCTGAAGCCCCAATCGAGAGGGACActccaaggctcttctccccagaCTCGCTGGGGTCTGAGGTGAAGAGGAGCTCGYCTGACAAGGTCTCTGATGTCTCTGTGGGCCACAGCCTAAGCGACTCTGGGTCTGAGGACGAGGATGAGAAGGACGtatgtgagagcaaggaggctcCTACCTCGGCCTATGARGACAGGATCAGTCCTGGGAAGCCTCAGAGCCCTCTCTTCATGGAAAAGGAGGGGACGAAAGAGCAGGTGGATGAAGAAAAAGAGGAGGATAGCGacgaggaagaggatgaagaggaggagagaacagaggtgtcAACGATCCGCAGGAGGCCACGGCGTGAGGTCAGCTCAGAAGAGGAAGAGCAGCAGAAAGATGAAGTTTGCGCCCCTGTCATTCCCGTTGCCATGACCCCGGAGGAAGCCAAGCAGCGCGTCCTATCCTTTGACTACACTGAGCCTGAGCGACACCCACCTGGTCAGGGCATCCCTGCAGGGTGGCAGAACGGAGCAGACAAGACCCCCCCAGRGAGCAAGAGCCCTGACTCCAACAGGGCCGACCATGGATCTCCCTTCTCCCCTAGCACCGCAGCCGACCGGACCAAGGACCAGTCTCCTCTCATCGAGCACCAGCCAGACGCCCGCGATGCGGTGGAGCAGGAGACTGAGGAGGAGGtgcaggaggaagaagaggtgcAGGAGAAGGTAGCTAGTCCCCTGCCCATGATTGCTGTGCCCCAGATGGAGGTTGAGCCCGTCCAGAAGGATGATGAGCCTGTGAAGACCTCAAAGGACACKCAAGGCCAATACCTGGAGTCGGCAAACGAGGACGTCATCGCAGCGGTGACGGCAGCTCAGTCGGTGACCAAAGCCAAACCTGCAGAAGCCAAACCTGCAGAAACGAAGACTAAGGCTGGCAAGCCTGCTAGTGGCCCCAAAGGTGATGCCAAAGGAGGTGCTCCTACAGCAGCCAAAGGCCCGGTCAGGCAAGATAAGAAAGTGACCGCTAACGCTGTAGCCCCTCCCCCCAAGACCACCKCCGCTAAAACTCAGAAAGCACCCCCAAAAGATGCCGYCCCACCGGGCGGAAAAGCAAAAGCTCCAGGTGCCCAGCTGAAAG CCAAGGCCAGTGCAGGGGCTGGGAAAGAAGCAGCTGAGAAAAAG ACACCCAACGCCACCACACCTGTCAAAGCATCCACCCCCAAACGACCCTCCTCGGTCCAAACCACCCCCAACAAAAAgccttggtcctcttcctctGCCCCAGCCTGCAACACTAGCAGGCCCAGCTCAATATTTAAACCCTGTCCAGGCAGTGCAAGAGCCAGAGAACCCAGGCCAAGG ACTGGAGATGGGAAGACAGCCAGCACCAGGACACCAGGTGCCAAACCCCAGGGTGCTGGGACCAGGATGCAGACCAAGACCACTGCTGGAG TTGATTCCCCCAAGACGCCCCAAGACCGTAGTGGCTATAGCAGCCCCAGCGCACCCAAGTCCCCCGCCAGCCGGGAGGTGAAGAAGGTGGCGGTGGTGCGGACCCCTCCTAAATCCCCTGGGTCCACGAGGGGGCGCAGTCCGGTRCCCCTGGCCGCCCCCATGCCCGACCTGAAGAACGTCCGGTCAAAGATTGGCTCCACGGAGAACATCAAGCACTCGCCTGGTGGAGGACGG GTGCAAATAGTTGAGAAGAAGATGGATTTAAGTAACRTTCAGTCAAAGTGTGGCTCCAAAGCCAATCTCAAGTATACCCCAGGAGGTGGCAAT GTTCAAATTACTCACAAAAAGATTGACCTCAGCAACGTACAGTCAAAGTGTGGATCGAAGGCCAACATTCACCACAAACCAG GTGGAGGCAATGTGGAGATCAAATCCGAGAAGATGGACTTCAAGGTTCAGTCTAAGATTGGGTCCATGGACAACGTTGGTCATGTGGCTGGAGGTGGCGGGCGGAAG agagagaaggggaaggaagCCGAGAGGGTTTCTGGAGAAGGAGACRCCTCCCTAAATAGGGAAGCTCCTATCCCAAGCCCTACTGGCCCCTCCACTGATCCCCCTCAGTCGCCCCGTTCTGAACACAGCCCAATCGAGGGGGCGTCCTGGTAA